Genomic window (bacterium):
TCCGAGATTATCGCTGCCATAGAAAAACAGCTCAACGGCGCAAGGGTTTTCTCCTTCGGAGTAGGCTCTTCTGTTAACCGCTACCTTCTTGAAGGCATGGCGCGTGCAGGTCGTGGCTACGCCACATACTGCAGACAGGACGAAGATCCTAAAAAAGCGGTAACGCTCTTTTACGAACGAATCTCCAAGCCGTTTCTCATGGATATAGAGCTAGACTGGGCCGGTCTTGAAGTTAAGGATGTATTCCCGACTACGATACCGGATCTTTTTGCCGGTCAGCCCGTTATCATTCATGGACGTTACACTAAATCGGGACAGGCTACTATAAAGATAAAGGGAAAGATTGCGGGCAAGCCCGTTGTCCAGGAAATCCCGGTTGTCTTACCTGCCGTGCAGAATGAGCATGACGTTATTGCAACACTCTGGGCAAGAACGAAGATCGAGAAGCTTATGGACGAAAGCTACGGCAAAGGCGAAACCGAAGACCTCGTCAACGAGGTAACGGAACTAGCCTTGAAGTACAAGATAATGAGTAAATATACGTCGTTCGTGGCAGTGTCGGAGGAAGTCCGCAATGTCGGCGGCAAACTGGAGACCGTACAGGTTCCTGTTCCCATGCCTGAAGGAGTATCTTACGAAGGAGTATTCGGAGAAGAAACCGAGAACGGCTACGGATACATGAACGGCGGCGGAGCAATGAAGGTGTCGAGAAGTGTCGGTTCGACATCATATAATGCACCTAGCATCGCGGCGCAGGAAATTAAAGCCAACGGACGGATAGATAAAGACGACGAAAAGATAAAAGGCAACACTAGCTACGATACCCCGACCATACTCGGTTCCGTTGATGCAACCTCTGTCGAAACGATTCTCGATGCATCAAAAACGAAGGTTGAGGAACTGTACTCCAAATACCTCAAACAGGACGCTTCGCTTGCCGGACGGGTTGTTTTAAGCATCACCCTTAAGGCTGACGGTACGATTGAAGACGTCACGGTCAAATCCTCGACGACTGGCAACGAAAAATTCGACAACGCTCTCAAGGCAGAGATAAAGAAGCTGCGCTTCCCCGCTTCGTCGGACGGCGGAAAGGTTATAATCACCCTTGCGTGGGTGTTTAACACCTAGCCTCCCTCCTGGGCTTTAGAGCACAAGCTTTAAAGTCCGCGAAGTCATGCGCCGGAAGGTCAATCGGTGGCACCTTCCGGCGCAACTATTTTTAACATCAAAAAAAACACTCTGTGATTCTTTGGGGACCCATTCCACGAATTGTGATCACTTGACACTTCACACTATCAGTTTATTATAAATACAAAGATAACTAATTCGTACGTTAGGATGCGATTCTCGAAAATACAGTTGGTCTTGCTTGTAACCCTCGTGGTTTCGGGATGTATCACAACAAAAAACTTAGACACAAAGCCAGCCACAGGTTCGATTTCTGGCAAGGTTGTTGATGCTGAAAGCGGACAACCATTACCAGCGGTCAATGTAATCCTTATAGGAACTGATATTGGAACTGCTACTGATAAAGAAGGTTATTATCTTTTATCTAACCTTCCTGCCGGTAACTATGATGTTGAATACTCTTTAATGGGATATAGCTCCTCAACATTAAAAGCTATCAAGATCTCAGCGAATAAAAAGACGACGGCAAATGTAAAACTTAAGCTCGGTGAAATTAAGATGCAAATATAAAATACAAGTAAGAAATCCTTTTTCCTTGTCCGATAAGACAATCCTCATCATTGCATTTAGGCTTTAGGTAATCACATACATTTAAACATTAAGGGAATAATCCGCCCACAAACTGGTATTTACCGGTATAAAGTCAAAGGAGGATGATATGAAAACCTTGACTATTACCTTGAACCCGAGGGAATGGATTCACAATTTAGGCTTGGCCACTCGGAACACCGCTCTTGGCGTATTGGACACCTTTCGCAATCCAAGATTGATTATTGGAATAGCCGCATCAGCTATACTGCACGCATCGCTGCTGCTTGTACTTATCATTAACCAAACCGGGAAAATCGTAGACAAGAACAACGACATTTTGGAAATAGTTTCTGTTATTGATGGCAACGAGAACCCGAAAGTTACAAAACTGCTTAACGATCAAACAGGCTCACCATTTGGAAAGCCGGATGAAGTTGTGAACAAACCCTTGCTCACGCCTGTTAATCCTGAATTTCAGGCATTAATCAACATCCCTAAGGATGCTACGGCCACCGACATGGAAAAGGCTCTGACCGGCGATTTATTGTACATAAACCCTTCGCGCCAGAAGAGTATCGAACAGATACTTGCGTCTGAACCTGTGATTACAATAAGAAAGGGCGAAGCGGTTCCGAACAATCTTCCTTTCAGAATCCTGCCCGACAACCCTGATATAAAGGATTTGACGGCTAATAATCCCATAACCAAGAGTAACCCGGCAATTAAAAACGATCCTACACATAATACGAACGTCAATAATATAACCACTACGAAAGGCTCAAGTTATACGCTCGAAGGGGACCTTTCCTTTTCAGATATTGTTTCATCTTTCATGCCTGCGTACCCCCAGTTCGCGCGAGCTAAGGGCTTGAGCAACGTTCAGATTACAATAGACTTCACGGTCAACTCGCAGGGAAAAGTCTCGCCAGCGATGATTGTAAACCGATCCACAGGCTATCCTGAGTGGGATTCACAGGTTAAAGAAACGCTATCGCGGTGGGTCTTTAAGAATTCTGAGATTGCAAGACGCAGTGGAAGAATAACCTTCAGATTTGTTCTGACTTAACTTGTACGGATTCGGATCTTTCAAGGCGGCGTTAAATGACGTCGCCTTTTTTTAATCCTCGTCCAATCTGAAAAGACGAATTGCGTTATTAGTCGTTATTTCACGCAGCTTCTCCGGGTCCATTCCCCGGATTTCCGCAATACCCTTGACAACTTCTACTATGAACGAAGGCTCGTTTGGTTCTTTCCTTCTCGCGCGCGGCGGAGCAAGCATTGGCGAATCCGTTTCCACGAGCGTATTCTCAAGCGGCACTTCTTTCACAAGATCCACCAAAGGTTTAGCATAAGTGTGCGGTCCGCCGAATGATATCGAAAAGCCAAGCTCAATTGCGCGAAGCGCCTGCTTAGAGCTGCCCGTAAAGAAATGAATCATGCCGCCGACGTCGCTTGCCGACTCTTCCTCAAGTATCGCAATTATGTCATCTGTAGCTTTGCCGTCGTGAATGACTAAAGGCAGGTTCACTTCGCGGGCAACGTGAATGTGCTCGCGAAGCTGGTCCTTGCGTTTCTGAAGGTCGGGCGGTTTTCCCTGGCGGTAATCAAGGCCTATCTCGCCGATGCCTACAACGCCGGGCTCATCCTTGCAAAGGCGCACAAGCCTTTCAAAAACTTCGAGCTTAGCGGCTTCGGAATACGATACGCCCAATACCGCGAAGATATTGTCGTGGGCGGAAATAAGGCTCAGCGTTGGATCCCACAATCTTGGAACCTGCGCAATCGTGATGACGGCCACGCCAAGATTTGCTGCCCTCTCAAGTCTTGGTTTAATGTATCTTTCGTTTTCATGCTCCCTTCCGATAAGATGGGCATGCGAATCTACATATCGAATCTCGGTCAATCTATCTCCAATCGTTTGCCCCAGCCCTTCCCCTGGTGACGAATCTCTTTAATCGTATATTTTATCTATTATCACCCGTAGTGTCAATATGCCAACTTCCCATGATATTTCGTGTGACACGTTTTAGCGTGTGGTGCCACCGACGTGATCAAGATTGAGCGCTTCCCGCCAGAGTTTTTGAAGTCAGGCTTACAGGCAATGGGCCAAAAATCGCTGTCAGGATTAGAGATTCGCGGTCAGGAATCATGGACAAATAGCGACTGGAAGTCGCATGGGCCGAACTAGCGCTGGAAGCGCTTGCGTTCGGCAAACGCTATTGCAGAGAGTACCCTCTCCCCCCGGGACGAGGCTGACGCTTTAGAAAAGCGTTGGGTGAGGGAGAAACGTCATCGCGACCTCGCTCCCTCTCATTGACAACCACTCCTGCCGCACATATCATACTAAGGATATGAAAAAGAATCTAAATTTTTTGACGCTCGCTTTACTTCTGCTCTGCGCAGGCTCTGCAAGCGGCCAGGCCGCTCTGGACTTTAACCCCGACACGCTGACTGACGTGTTCGCGTACCCGAAGTGCAACCGATACGGAGTAATACTCAGGCACAAAGCGTACAGCATGCTTTACTTCCAGAAGTACCAGCTCATCTACTGGGCGAGCTACGCGCTCACGAAGGATATGCTTTCTGGCCCGTACAACAACGTTTACGACATAACCCCTGACCCGATGACGAAGGATTTCCCGACGTTTAGAGACTACAAAGGCTCGGGATACATGCAGGGCTTTCTTGCCCCACCCGACTTCATGCGCTGGGACTCAACAGCCCGGCGCGAGGGATTCTACGCTTCAAATACGGCGCCTCAGAAACGCGGTTTCAACAAGGGGCTGTGGAAGCGAATGGAGGAGCAGGAACGCGCATGGGCCCAGGACGGTGCAAGGCTCTGGGTCGTTACAGGCCCTGTAGTAATTGATTCAACTAAGACCATAGGCTCCAACAAGGTTCGCATTCCGGCGTATTTCTTCAAGGTCATACTGATTTTGAAGGATGACAAGCTTTACGAGACCGCCTACCTTTTGCCGACGCTCAATCCTTCAAACTACCGCAAGCCGCTTGAGGATTTTACGGCGTCAGTGGATATGGTTGAGAGCATGACCGGCTACGACTTCTTCCCGCTGCTTGCCGACTCTGTCGAGCGGCAGCTGGAGATGAACTCGATTCTGCCGCCTTCTAGCACTCCCCGCTGAGGTTCCTCTTCCCGGCTCGCTTGATAATCAACTCAACCTGCGTAAACTTAACTAATGCGCCTTTTTCTATTTTAATTACAAGAAAAAAAGACCGCAGAATACAAATATCCTCGGAGGAAATGAATTTGAGCAACGATGCGGATAAAAAGGAAAGCCTGAAGAACGAGCCTTTCTACATAACCACGCCCATATACTACGTGAACGCGGAGCCGCACATTGGCCACACTTACACTACGGTGCTTGCCGATACGCTTGCGCGCTTCTGGCGCGCATACGGCCGCGACGTTTACTTTCTGACGGGCACCGACGAGCACGGCGACAAGATAGTTCAGGCCGCCAGGAAAGAGGGCGTAGAGACCCAGACGTACGTTAACCGCATCGCAGGAATCTTCAAGAGCACATTCGAAGAGCTTGGTTTCACGCACAACCGCTTCATCCGCACGACGGATGCCGATCACGAGAAGGTTGTCCAGGGAATCCTTCAGGCGGTGTACGAGCGGGGCGATATCTACTTCGGCGAGTATGGAGGATATTATTGCGTGGGCTGCGAGCGGTTCTACACCGAAAAGGAGATGGTGGACGGTAAGTGTCCGGACCATCAGACCCAGCTCGAATATATCTCTGAAAAAAACTACTTCTTCAAGATGAGCCGCTACCAGGATTGGTTGATTAAATATATTGAGGAGAACCCGGACTTCATTGAGCCTGAGAGCCACCGCAACAAGGTGCTCTCGTTTCTCAGGGACCCTCTGGGCGACTTGTGCATCTCCAGACCGAAATCGAGATTGCCCTGGGGCATAACGCTTCCGTTCGACCCCGACTACGTGACGTACGTTTGGTTCGACGCGCTTATCAATTACCTGACCGCCATAGGCTACCCGGACTCTGAGGAGTTCAAGCGCTACTGGATCCATGCCTACCATATCACCGCAAAGGACATACTGATTCCGCACGCCATATACTGGCCAACGATGCTTCAATCGATGGGCGCGGGCCCGTACAAGGGACTGCGCGTTCACGGGTACTGGCAGGTAGACGAGGCAAAGATGTCGAAGTCTTT
Coding sequences:
- a CDS encoding carboxypeptidase-like regulatory domain-containing protein yields the protein MVLLVTLVVSGCITTKNLDTKPATGSISGKVVDAESGQPLPAVNVILIGTDIGTATDKEGYYLLSNLPAGNYDVEYSLMGYSSSTLKAIKISANKKTTANVKLKLGEIKMQI
- a CDS encoding TonB family protein → MKTLTITLNPREWIHNLGLATRNTALGVLDTFRNPRLIIGIAASAILHASLLLVLIINQTGKIVDKNNDILEIVSVIDGNENPKVTKLLNDQTGSPFGKPDEVVNKPLLTPVNPEFQALINIPKDATATDMEKALTGDLLYINPSRQKSIEQILASEPVITIRKGEAVPNNLPFRILPDNPDIKDLTANNPITKSNPAIKNDPTHNTNVNNITTTKGSSYTLEGDLSFSDIVSSFMPAYPQFARAKGLSNVQITIDFTVNSQGKVSPAMIVNRSTGYPEWDSQVKETLSRWVFKNSEIARRSGRITFRFVLT
- a CDS encoding TatD family hydrolase, producing the protein MTEIRYVDSHAHLIGREHENERYIKPRLERAANLGVAVITIAQVPRLWDPTLSLISAHDNIFAVLGVSYSEAAKLEVFERLVRLCKDEPGVVGIGEIGLDYRQGKPPDLQKRKDQLREHIHVAREVNLPLVIHDGKATDDIIAILEEESASDVGGMIHFFTGSSKQALRAIELGFSISFGGPHTYAKPLVDLVKEVPLENTLVETDSPMLAPPRARRKEPNEPSFIVEVVKGIAEIRGMDPEKLREITTNNAIRLFRLDED
- a CDS encoding DNA/RNA non-specific endonuclease, whose product is MKKNLNFLTLALLLLCAGSASGQAALDFNPDTLTDVFAYPKCNRYGVILRHKAYSMLYFQKYQLIYWASYALTKDMLSGPYNNVYDITPDPMTKDFPTFRDYKGSGYMQGFLAPPDFMRWDSTARREGFYASNTAPQKRGFNKGLWKRMEEQERAWAQDGARLWVVTGPVVIDSTKTIGSNKVRIPAYFFKVILILKDDKLYETAYLLPTLNPSNYRKPLEDFTASVDMVESMTGYDFFPLLADSVERQLEMNSILPPSSTPR
- the metG gene encoding methionine--tRNA ligase translates to MNLSNDADKKESLKNEPFYITTPIYYVNAEPHIGHTYTTVLADTLARFWRAYGRDVYFLTGTDEHGDKIVQAARKEGVETQTYVNRIAGIFKSTFEELGFTHNRFIRTTDADHEKVVQGILQAVYERGDIYFGEYGGYYCVGCERFYTEKEMVDGKCPDHQTQLEYISEKNYFFKMSRYQDWLIKYIEENPDFIEPESHRNKVLSFLRDPLGDLCISRPKSRLPWGITLPFDPDYVTYVWFDALINYLTAIGYPDSEEFKRYWIHAYHITAKDILIPHAIYWPTMLQSMGAGPYKGLRVHGYWQVDEAKMSKSLGNVVRPLDMKEKYGFEQFRYFLLREMSFGLDSTFSEELLVERINSDLANDFGNLVARVLGMTERYQRGIVKKVDGFEGKLAEIAASIAVELPALMQKFDFRKAILKVWELVTAANAFVEERAPWTLAKQGKTEELAGVLYSLCESLRLLAVFLSAFMPDTSAKLLAKLGIGGGSGTYDESSKWGILADGVKVEKGEGLFPRIEILEKI